The Pirellulimonas nuda genome includes a region encoding these proteins:
- a CDS encoding dihydroorotase, with amino-acid sequence MRTLIKNATVVLPTETLRAGVVIEGQKIAEVDPAPQLRVDETIDALGLHLIPGVIDDQVHFREPGLTHKEDIAHASRACAKGGVTTFLEMPNTKPTTTTCDRLADKLTLAAGESRVNFGFYIGATGANLLELKAAQRSPGIKIFIGSSTGDLLVDEQEALEHIFAETTLPICAHCEDEATVRANAARLAGTTDVADHSKIRDHAAAFIATKRAFDLARRHRHRFHLLHVSTGDEVDLLADHAGLLTAEACPHHLLFSTADYARLGTLVQMNPSLKTVGDNEKIWQGLRDGLLQVVATDHAPHTLEEKLLPYPQSPSGLPAVENSLALMLDQASRGRCTLRQIVHWMCEAPARVWDFVDKGRIEPGYDADLVLVDLNKEQQVLNGEQLTKCRWSPWHGETLRGWPVRTWVLGQQVFQDGRVDDSVRGQEARFDHSLGGYWG; translated from the coding sequence ATGCGAACGCTCATCAAGAACGCGACCGTCGTTCTCCCGACAGAAACGCTGCGCGCCGGCGTGGTAATCGAGGGGCAGAAGATCGCCGAGGTCGATCCCGCCCCGCAGCTCCGCGTCGATGAGACGATCGACGCACTGGGGCTACACCTCATCCCCGGAGTAATTGACGACCAGGTCCACTTCCGCGAACCGGGACTAACGCACAAAGAGGACATCGCCCACGCCAGCCGGGCGTGCGCCAAAGGGGGCGTCACCACCTTCTTGGAGATGCCCAACACCAAGCCGACGACAACCACCTGCGACCGATTGGCGGACAAGCTGACGCTCGCCGCCGGCGAATCTCGCGTCAATTTCGGCTTCTATATCGGCGCCACAGGCGCCAACCTGCTTGAGCTGAAAGCCGCCCAGCGCTCCCCGGGCATCAAGATCTTCATCGGCTCCAGCACCGGCGACCTGCTAGTCGATGAGCAGGAGGCCCTGGAACACATTTTCGCCGAAACCACGCTGCCGATCTGCGCGCACTGCGAAGACGAAGCCACAGTCCGCGCCAACGCGGCGCGGCTGGCCGGCACGACCGACGTAGCAGACCACTCGAAGATCCGCGACCACGCGGCCGCGTTCATCGCAACCAAGCGTGCGTTCGACCTCGCGCGCCGCCACCGCCACCGCTTTCACTTGCTGCACGTCTCGACCGGGGATGAGGTAGATTTGCTCGCCGACCACGCCGGCCTGCTGACCGCCGAGGCGTGCCCGCACCATCTGCTCTTCAGTACCGCCGACTACGCCCGCCTGGGTACCTTGGTTCAGATGAACCCATCGCTCAAGACCGTCGGCGACAACGAGAAGATCTGGCAGGGCCTGCGGGACGGGTTGCTGCAGGTTGTCGCGACCGATCACGCCCCTCACACCCTCGAAGAGAAGCTGCTCCCGTACCCCCAATCGCCGTCGGGACTCCCGGCGGTGGAAAACTCTCTGGCTTTGATGCTCGACCAAGCCAGCCGCGGCCGCTGCACGCTCCGCCAGATCGTGCACTGGATGTGCGAGGCGCCCGCCAGGGTATGGGACTTCGTCGACAAGGGCCGAATTGAGCCCGGCTACGACGCCGACTTGGTGCTGGTCGACTTGAACAAAGAACAGCAGGTTCTCAATGGCGAGCAGCTCACCAAGTGCCGCTGGAGCCCTTGGCACGGCGAAACACTCCGCGGATGGCCGGTGCGGACGTGGGTGCTGGGACAACAGGTCTTTCAAGACGGCCGGGTAGATGATTCGGTACGCGGCCAAGAAGCCCGCTTCGACCACTCTCTAGGAGGCTACTGGGGGTAG
- a CDS encoding S8 family serine peptidase, translating to MARARRTEPRPRRLEALEARQVMSADPLADLLGGAISHHSALDPPPLLQHAALDAPPLVQHSELDLPPLAHHELEEPDFWLDPNDGFTLESQVGQIEQTLASAHLLTGLNTVRDNYGFSGSGQTVAVIDSGIAWDHFALGGGLGSGYRVVGGWDFTENDANPYDDGPSGFHGTHVSGIIGASGGVNSGVAPDVDLVGLRVFSDTGAGYFSWVESALKWVHTNRNAFENPITAVNLSLGTNWNASTVPNWANLEDEFAQLEADGIFISVSAGNDFASYNTPGLSYPAASPYVVPVMSVDDSGSLSYFSQRHTRGIAAPGRFITSTVPDYAGNNNGIADDYASASGTSMAAPYVAGASVLVREAMQFVGMSGITQDMIFDHLTATADTFFDSATNQNYKRLNLGRAIDALMPDDDYGSSVETAYNLGSLGGTLQSQSQMAMNGVIGKLDDADYFTFTAAATGRATFNTAGGTHQFTASWQGMGAAGWSVNSGSGYAMDVVAGQTYTVCLSSSSGLGYYGLNVSFENTFSFTDWGAVGVQQTQSNLTIGGEQWYRLAASRNGYLTVDAVADGANVSIELYNANLQRVAEGGATDRVDVLSTAGTEFYVRVSGTASGVGLRLTNAVAVSGATVHVIGTEGDDAIAFSTGTGGTHNGLSINGLVYAFSTSVYRDLAVSGAGGNDSLVLHGTPQKETVHLGVNSINLTGPGHVLAGSSFESIVVVGMGGGDVAYMYGSSGADTYRTYGDRVVMSGAGYSNRAVGFTMTYGYANGANDVAYMYGSASADTYRSYDNRVIMSGPGYYNSALAFAATHGFADGANDVAFMYDSAGNDVYRAYSDRAIMSGTGYNNRATGFASVTGFASTGNDAAWLHDSAGADQATVRDWGGAIDRALGGRIEARGFDTLLLYGNEGGLNSVDEDAVDYVFSKIGVWS from the coding sequence ATGGCCCGTGCCCGCCGTACCGAGCCGCGTCCCCGCCGATTGGAGGCCCTGGAAGCCCGCCAGGTGATGTCGGCGGACCCGTTGGCCGACCTGTTGGGGGGGGCGATCAGCCATCACAGCGCGCTCGATCCGCCGCCCCTGCTGCAACACGCGGCGCTTGATGCGCCGCCACTGGTTCAACACTCCGAGCTCGACCTGCCGCCGCTGGCGCACCATGAGCTCGAAGAGCCCGACTTCTGGCTCGACCCGAACGATGGGTTCACCCTCGAGTCGCAGGTCGGCCAGATTGAGCAGACACTCGCCAGCGCCCACTTGCTGACGGGGCTCAACACGGTCCGCGACAACTACGGATTCAGCGGAAGTGGACAGACCGTCGCGGTGATCGATTCCGGCATCGCGTGGGATCACTTCGCCCTCGGCGGAGGCCTGGGCTCCGGGTATCGGGTGGTGGGCGGCTGGGACTTCACAGAGAACGACGCGAACCCGTACGACGATGGCCCTTCGGGGTTCCACGGCACACACGTTTCAGGCATCATCGGCGCCAGCGGCGGCGTAAATTCCGGGGTGGCGCCGGACGTAGACCTTGTCGGCCTGCGGGTGTTCAGCGACACGGGCGCGGGGTACTTCAGTTGGGTAGAGAGCGCCCTCAAGTGGGTGCATACCAACCGCAACGCCTTCGAGAACCCGATCACTGCGGTCAATCTATCTCTGGGCACCAACTGGAACGCCAGCACCGTTCCCAACTGGGCCAATCTAGAAGACGAGTTCGCCCAGCTTGAGGCGGACGGCATCTTTATCTCGGTCTCCGCGGGCAATGACTTTGCCAGCTACAACACGCCCGGCCTCAGTTACCCGGCCGCCAGCCCCTATGTGGTGCCGGTGATGAGCGTCGACGATTCGGGGTCGCTCAGCTACTTCAGCCAGCGGCACACACGCGGCATCGCGGCGCCGGGGCGGTTCATCACCAGCACCGTGCCGGACTATGCCGGCAACAACAACGGCATCGCGGACGATTACGCCAGCGCCTCGGGCACCAGCATGGCGGCGCCCTACGTGGCCGGCGCTAGCGTGCTGGTCCGCGAGGCGATGCAGTTCGTGGGGATGAGCGGCATCACCCAGGATATGATCTTCGATCACCTGACCGCGACCGCCGATACGTTCTTCGATTCCGCGACCAACCAGAACTATAAACGGCTCAACCTGGGCCGCGCGATCGACGCGTTGATGCCGGACGACGATTACGGATCGAGCGTCGAGACCGCATACAACCTGGGCTCGCTGGGGGGCACGCTGCAGAGCCAGAGCCAGATGGCGATGAACGGCGTGATCGGTAAGCTGGACGACGCCGACTACTTTACTTTCACCGCCGCGGCAACGGGGCGGGCGACCTTCAACACCGCCGGCGGCACCCACCAATTCACCGCGAGCTGGCAGGGCATGGGCGCCGCGGGGTGGAGCGTTAATTCGGGCTCTGGCTACGCGATGGACGTGGTCGCGGGGCAGACCTACACGGTCTGCCTCAGCTCATCGAGCGGCCTGGGCTACTATGGGCTCAATGTATCGTTCGAGAATACCTTCAGCTTCACCGACTGGGGCGCGGTAGGCGTACAGCAGACCCAGTCGAACCTGACGATCGGCGGCGAGCAGTGGTACCGCCTTGCCGCTAGCCGCAACGGGTACCTGACCGTCGACGCGGTAGCGGACGGGGCGAACGTCTCGATAGAGCTGTACAACGCCAACCTACAGCGCGTAGCAGAGGGGGGCGCCACCGACCGCGTCGACGTGCTGTCCACCGCCGGCACGGAGTTCTACGTCCGCGTCAGCGGCACGGCCAGCGGCGTGGGGCTGCGTCTGACCAACGCGGTCGCCGTCTCGGGCGCCACGGTGCACGTAATCGGCACCGAAGGGGACGACGCCATCGCTTTCAGCACCGGCACCGGCGGCACGCACAACGGTCTTTCGATCAACGGGCTGGTGTACGCGTTCAGCACGTCTGTGTACCGCGACCTGGCCGTCAGCGGCGCCGGGGGCAACGACTCGCTCGTTCTGCACGGCACGCCCCAGAAAGAGACGGTTCATCTCGGCGTGAACAGCATCAACCTGACCGGGCCAGGTCACGTGTTAGCCGGAAGCAGCTTCGAAAGCATCGTTGTTGTGGGCATGGGTGGGGGCGACGTCGCCTACATGTACGGATCGTCCGGGGCGGACACCTACCGTACGTACGGCGACCGGGTCGTGATGTCTGGCGCCGGGTACTCGAACCGCGCCGTCGGCTTCACCATGACGTACGGGTACGCCAATGGGGCCAACGACGTCGCCTACATGTACGGTTCCGCCAGCGCCGATACCTACCGCTCGTACGACAACCGGGTCATCATGTCTGGCCCCGGCTACTACAACAGCGCGTTGGCGTTCGCGGCCACGCACGGATTCGCTGATGGCGCCAACGACGTGGCGTTTATGTACGACTCGGCCGGGAACGACGTCTATCGCGCTTACAGCGACCGCGCCATCATGTCCGGCACGGGGTACAACAACCGTGCCACAGGCTTCGCCAGCGTGACCGGGTTCGCGTCGACCGGCAACGACGCCGCGTGGCTGCACGACTCGGCCGGAGCCGATCAGGCCACGGTCCGCGATTGGGGTGGCGCCATCGACCGCGCGCTCGGCGGACGCATCGAGGCGCGCGGGTTCGACACATTGCTGCTGTACGGCAACGAGGGGGGGCTGAACTCCGTCGATGAAGACGCAGTGGACTATGTCTTCTCAAAGATCGGCGTTTGGTCGTAG
- a CDS encoding glycosyltransferase → MRITFFVYRLQRDRLMTTEFYRQDVEILRSLGHEVHIATRLREVPKQTDVVFLWWWNWLWLVGPVLKLRGLPIVVTGSLEPDIYEQKPWYYRLLVRAGLRFADRSVFVSQYMIDRLSAMMPLKDPLYCPHIVLDAYRPAGAENTRALPNVIFNVCWKTKNNVRRKMQPELIEAFALLRRDLPNAQLLLAGEPVDGQAALERRCAELGLGESVQFLGKISREEKISYMQRCGAYFQCSRHEGFGLALAEAMACGAPVVVNHNTAIPEVVGDCGYYVDDESPASIAKSLKRALTQPAEAQALGARAAARIDSEFRFDRRRTFLAAVLDGVHPEAHAIEPARRAA, encoded by the coding sequence ATGCGCATCACCTTCTTCGTCTACCGGTTGCAGCGCGACCGCTTGATGACCACGGAGTTCTACCGCCAGGACGTAGAGATCCTGCGGTCGCTCGGGCACGAGGTTCACATCGCCACTCGGCTGCGTGAGGTTCCCAAGCAGACCGACGTTGTCTTCCTGTGGTGGTGGAACTGGTTGTGGCTGGTCGGCCCCGTGCTCAAGCTCCGCGGGCTGCCGATTGTGGTGACCGGGTCGCTCGAGCCGGACATCTACGAGCAGAAGCCTTGGTACTACCGCCTGCTGGTGCGGGCCGGACTGCGGTTCGCAGACCGCAGCGTATTTGTCAGCCAGTACATGATCGATCGCCTCAGCGCGATGATGCCGCTGAAAGACCCGCTCTACTGTCCGCACATCGTGCTGGACGCCTATCGCCCGGCTGGCGCCGAGAACACACGCGCATTGCCGAATGTGATCTTCAACGTCTGTTGGAAAACCAAGAACAACGTCCGGCGGAAGATGCAGCCCGAGTTGATCGAGGCTTTTGCGCTGCTCCGTCGCGACTTACCCAACGCCCAACTACTGCTGGCCGGCGAGCCGGTGGACGGCCAGGCGGCGCTCGAGCGGCGTTGTGCTGAGCTCGGGCTGGGTGAATCCGTTCAGTTCCTCGGCAAGATCTCGCGAGAAGAAAAGATCAGCTACATGCAGCGGTGCGGCGCCTACTTCCAGTGCTCCAGGCACGAAGGCTTTGGGCTGGCCCTGGCAGAAGCAATGGCCTGCGGCGCGCCGGTTGTCGTGAACCATAACACCGCGATCCCCGAAGTCGTTGGCGACTGCGGCTACTACGTCGATGACGAATCACCCGCTTCGATCGCCAAGTCGCTCAAACGGGCGCTCACCCAACCGGCCGAGGCGCAGGCGCTCGGCGCCAGAGCGGCGGCGAGGATCGACAGCGAGTTCCGCTTCGATCGCCGCCGCACCTTCTTGGCAGCGGTGCTCGACGGGGTGCATCCGGAAGCGCATGCGATCGAACCAGCGCGACGGGCCGCCTAG
- a CDS encoding class I SAM-dependent methyltransferase, which translates to MFAYNSDRHWERFGAQDPYYGVLVENDYKSANLSDESRARFFQSGATYVDSAIALVRSKLDAGFRPRSALDFGCGVGRLAIPLAGLAEQVTAIDVSPAMLEEARKNCAARGVTNVSFGVSDDSLSAAPGPFDFVHSFIVFQHISAGRGAALAREILNRLSPGGVGLLHFTYGKDSFKRHVTRFLQTRAPFGRQLINVARGRAWSYPAMQMNDYNLNRLFRMLQEEGIEDVTSRFTNHGGHLGVMLCFQKPAAAAGALPKRSAA; encoded by the coding sequence ATGTTCGCTTACAACTCGGACCGGCACTGGGAGCGCTTTGGCGCCCAAGACCCGTACTACGGCGTGCTGGTAGAGAATGATTACAAGTCGGCCAACTTATCGGATGAGTCGCGCGCGAGGTTCTTCCAGTCTGGCGCGACGTACGTAGACAGCGCGATCGCCTTGGTGCGGTCGAAGCTCGACGCCGGATTCCGCCCTCGTTCGGCCCTCGATTTCGGCTGCGGCGTCGGCCGGCTAGCGATCCCGCTGGCGGGGCTCGCCGAGCAGGTCACCGCGATCGACGTCTCGCCTGCCATGCTGGAAGAGGCCCGTAAGAACTGCGCCGCGCGCGGCGTGACCAACGTCTCTTTCGGCGTGTCGGACGATTCTCTCAGCGCGGCGCCGGGGCCGTTCGACTTTGTTCACTCCTTCATCGTGTTCCAGCACATCTCGGCCGGCCGGGGCGCGGCGTTGGCAAGGGAAATCCTTAACCGCCTGTCGCCGGGCGGGGTTGGACTGCTGCACTTCACTTACGGCAAAGATTCGTTCAAGCGGCACGTCACCCGCTTCTTGCAGACACGGGCGCCGTTCGGGAGGCAGTTAATCAATGTGGCGCGCGGCCGTGCGTGGTCGTACCCGGCGATGCAGATGAACGACTACAACCTCAACCGCTTGTTCCGCATGCTGCAAGAGGAAGGGATAGAAGACGTCACGAGCCGGTTCACCAACCACGGCGGACATCTGGGAGTCATGCTGTGCTTCCAGAAGCCGGCGGCCGCGGCGGGCGCGCTCCCCAAACGTTCGGCGGCCTAA
- a CDS encoding O-antigen polymerase: MMYLACILVIGLCASMVLRSLPHFEHRMSECVFFATFGLIFGLAPMMQSDEAYVHVFGEGARAAAAGYSLAGLLMLMAGFALADWPLKRLATRKRRLLEELARPETQRMLMLVFWVSIGITVAGHALVMHAKGVTLLDIIRGGRFEYRFNNRGFLSVLGLHLTTFCFVPPFVGLFLGKRHRIVTLLYIPAACMVYFFIFSKGTRSVPLAMVATFLVAASIRYRFPVRRIVATCAIGLFVMMMAVGLYELRRVQDTVTFTEGVGVLFSAAAYQDMWDRDPLSYSMHLVGAVAAFPAEHPFLNGATYRRMAVFYLQESRFPELKPPDTNILFGLVVHGRDEDLEVTVPPSILGDVYINFWGWWGLPALCLHGMLYRWMFRTMQTTLFGLLWLGPLSGRFLVLVHRGEPYEMFFLYSMFFLLMGSVFVVCRSLAGSRRRSLVRKRVPARWRPTGIAANAVT, from the coding sequence ATGATGTACCTAGCCTGCATTCTAGTGATTGGGTTGTGCGCCTCGATGGTGCTGCGGAGCCTGCCGCACTTTGAACACCGCATGAGCGAGTGCGTCTTCTTCGCTACGTTCGGGCTGATCTTCGGTTTGGCGCCAATGATGCAGTCGGACGAGGCGTATGTACACGTCTTCGGCGAAGGCGCCCGCGCCGCGGCCGCCGGGTACTCGCTGGCCGGGCTGCTGATGCTGATGGCCGGCTTCGCGCTGGCCGATTGGCCCCTCAAGCGGCTCGCGACCCGCAAACGCCGGCTGCTGGAAGAACTGGCAAGGCCGGAGACGCAGCGGATGCTGATGCTGGTATTCTGGGTCTCGATCGGCATCACGGTCGCCGGGCACGCGCTGGTGATGCACGCCAAGGGGGTGACGCTGCTCGACATCATCCGAGGCGGCCGGTTCGAGTACCGCTTCAACAACCGCGGGTTCCTCAGCGTCCTCGGGCTGCACCTGACCACCTTCTGCTTTGTGCCGCCGTTCGTTGGGCTGTTCCTCGGCAAACGCCACCGGATAGTCACGTTGCTCTACATCCCGGCCGCGTGCATGGTTTACTTTTTCATCTTCTCCAAGGGCACGCGTTCGGTGCCGCTGGCGATGGTCGCCACGTTTCTGGTCGCGGCCAGCATCCGCTACCGCTTCCCAGTCCGCCGTATCGTGGCGACCTGCGCCATCGGGCTGTTCGTGATGATGATGGCGGTAGGCCTGTACGAGCTTCGGCGCGTGCAGGACACCGTGACGTTCACCGAAGGGGTGGGCGTACTATTCTCTGCGGCGGCTTACCAGGACATGTGGGACCGCGACCCGCTGAGCTACAGCATGCACCTGGTGGGCGCGGTCGCGGCCTTCCCTGCGGAGCACCCGTTCCTGAACGGCGCCACGTACCGCCGGATGGCGGTGTTCTATCTGCAAGAGTCTCGCTTCCCGGAGCTCAAGCCCCCCGACACCAACATCCTGTTCGGGCTGGTGGTGCATGGCCGCGACGAGGACCTCGAAGTCACGGTGCCGCCGTCGATCCTGGGCGACGTATACATCAACTTCTGGGGCTGGTGGGGTCTGCCGGCGTTGTGCTTGCACGGCATGCTCTACCGCTGGATGTTCCGCACGATGCAGACCACCCTCTTCGGGCTGCTGTGGCTGGGACCGCTCAGCGGGCGATTCCTGGTGCTGGTGCACCGCGGCGAGCCCTACGAGATGTTCTTCCTGTACTCAATGTTCTTCCTGCTGATGGGGAGCGTGTTTGTAGTGTGTCGGTCGCTCGCGGGGTCGCGGCGTCGAAGCCTCGTCCGCAAACGCGTTCCCGCACGCTGGCGCCCCACTGGTATTGCCGCAAACGCCGTAACCTGA
- a CDS encoding sugar transferase: MKRLVDITVSAVGLLALAPLLLGIAIAVRLGSRGPALFRQQRVGRHGRPFTLLKFRSMGNQPTHSGPLVTASGDPRVTPLGRLLRRTKLDELPQLWNVLVGEMSLVGPRPEVPYYVALYNADERRVLDWRPGITDPASLEFIDEERRLAGSADPERLYRDVVMPEKLRINLEYAHRATVWTDMGLIVSTLARIVPVRRGGQPASGDDPRPEPIVFRTLAAQGLFAANTLARSGSALVLMPVLIALLGPEQYALWITVGAVGMYLGLTECGLGQTVVNEVGAAFAQGDLRRVGEVQATAHVLYWMVVAPTTLAALACLYLFPVGSWLLSDADAAYRPLLIGCLAVAIPLALLRIPLLVIPGVLIGIRLMPVRLAYELAGTVLAAVAAIAVAWSGGGIIGVVIATNLALLLSTLAVYRPTIRDRPWARLRLRAFRPGLLLPLASNSGFFLLISASYVLDRTALCVLATRMDSLVLAPPLFLALNLYRVAGWSLVSAIPMGVRPYVLLWHARGDRAAVQRALSLCTKGVVAGAALIVTATLPLLDLFSRVWIGPQHALGATTFTLIAAAFLVDALMLAPASLLIAVNRHRWLACCLAGKSALTLGLALAGGWIASNQLAGLAWGMLAGTVLGNLPLPLLLCRELALPLRGVLVPLVLKPTVASAALLFNSIATMQLTSPALRGVLVGAQLLTAPVLLWTWLLSRDEQRVVRGIARGILAKVTGAPADSNPEGASARPTLRPDREAA; encoded by the coding sequence ATGAAGCGACTGGTCGACATCACGGTCTCTGCGGTAGGTCTGCTGGCGCTTGCGCCGCTGCTGCTGGGGATCGCTATCGCGGTGCGGCTGGGGAGTCGGGGGCCGGCGCTCTTTAGGCAGCAACGCGTCGGGCGGCATGGCCGGCCGTTCACGCTGCTTAAGTTCCGCTCGATGGGCAACCAGCCAACACACAGCGGCCCGCTGGTCACCGCCAGCGGCGACCCACGCGTCACGCCGCTCGGCCGGTTGCTGCGACGCACCAAGCTGGACGAACTGCCGCAGCTCTGGAACGTGCTGGTAGGCGAGATGTCGCTGGTCGGCCCACGGCCCGAAGTGCCTTACTACGTCGCCCTGTATAACGCTGACGAGCGCCGGGTGCTCGATTGGCGCCCGGGCATCACCGACCCGGCTTCGCTCGAGTTCATCGACGAAGAACGCCGCCTCGCCGGCAGCGCCGACCCGGAGCGGCTGTACCGCGACGTGGTGATGCCGGAAAAGCTGCGGATCAATCTGGAGTACGCCCATCGGGCAACGGTTTGGACCGACATGGGCTTGATCGTCTCGACCCTCGCCAGGATCGTGCCCGTGCGCCGCGGGGGCCAACCCGCCTCTGGCGACGACCCCCGTCCCGAACCGATCGTCTTCCGGACCCTCGCCGCGCAGGGGTTGTTCGCCGCGAACACGCTGGCGCGTAGCGGATCGGCGCTCGTGCTGATGCCGGTGCTGATCGCGTTGCTCGGCCCGGAACAGTACGCCCTGTGGATCACGGTCGGCGCCGTCGGCATGTACCTGGGGCTCACCGAGTGCGGGCTGGGGCAAACGGTCGTGAATGAAGTCGGCGCCGCGTTCGCCCAAGGCGACCTGCGGCGCGTCGGCGAGGTGCAAGCGACCGCGCACGTGCTTTACTGGATGGTTGTGGCGCCCACCACGTTGGCGGCCTTGGCGTGTCTTTACTTGTTCCCAGTCGGCAGTTGGCTGCTGTCCGACGCCGACGCCGCGTACCGGCCGCTGCTAATAGGCTGCCTGGCGGTCGCCATCCCGCTGGCGTTGCTGCGGATTCCACTGCTGGTGATCCCCGGCGTGCTGATCGGCATCCGGCTGATGCCGGTGCGGCTCGCCTACGAGCTGGCGGGCACGGTGCTGGCCGCCGTGGCTGCGATTGCCGTCGCCTGGAGCGGAGGCGGCATCATTGGGGTCGTGATCGCGACTAACTTGGCGCTGCTCCTGTCCACGCTGGCCGTTTATCGGCCCACCATCCGCGATCGCCCCTGGGCGCGGCTGCGGCTGCGGGCGTTCCGTCCCGGTCTGCTGCTGCCGCTGGCGAGCAATTCGGGCTTCTTCCTGTTGATCAGCGCATCGTACGTGCTCGACCGCACCGCCTTGTGCGTGCTGGCGACGCGGATGGACAGCCTGGTGCTGGCGCCCCCGCTGTTCTTGGCGCTCAACTTGTACCGGGTTGCCGGATGGTCGCTCGTATCGGCGATCCCGATGGGGGTGCGCCCCTATGTGCTGCTTTGGCACGCCCGTGGCGACCGCGCCGCGGTCCAGCGGGCGCTCTCGCTCTGCACCAAGGGGGTTGTGGCGGGTGCGGCGTTGATTGTCACGGCCACGCTTCCGCTGCTCGACTTGTTCTCCCGTGTCTGGATCGGACCCCAGCACGCCTTAGGCGCCACGACCTTCACGCTGATCGCCGCGGCGTTCTTGGTCGACGCATTGATGCTAGCGCCAGCGAGCCTGCTAATCGCCGTCAACCGGCATCGCTGGCTGGCGTGCTGCCTGGCGGGTAAGTCGGCGTTGACGCTCGGGCTGGCGCTCGCCGGCGGCTGGATCGCGAGCAACCAATTGGCCGGCCTTGCCTGGGGCATGCTTGCCGGGACGGTGTTGGGGAACCTGCCCCTCCCGCTGCTGCTCTGCCGCGAGCTCGCCCTGCCGCTTCGCGGGGTCCTCGTTCCGCTGGTGCTGAAGCCGACCGTGGCTTCCGCGGCGTTGTTGTTCAATTCGATCGCCACGATGCAGCTAACGTCGCCCGCCTTGCGTGGCGTGCTTGTCGGCGCGCAACTGCTGACCGCGCCGGTCCTGCTTTGGACCTGGCTGCTGTCGCGCGATGAGCAGCGGGTGGTTCGGGGCATCGCAAGGGGCATCCTCGCGAAGGTGACGGGCGCCCCCGCTGACAGCAATCCAGAGGGCGCCTCCGCGCGGCCGACGCTCCGACCCGATCGGGAGGCCGCCTAA
- a CDS encoding DegT/DnrJ/EryC1/StrS family aminotransferase encodes MPFSPPCVGEEEVAAAAEAIRSGWLTTGPKTAQFEADFRDFVGAPAAIAVNSCTAALGLALRLHNVGPGDEVISTTMTFVSTLNVVQHVGARPVLVDVEPDTLNIDPRAVARAITPRTKAIIAVHYAGHPADLDRLAEAANEAGVPLIEDAAHAVPAAHRGQMIGASDRLTAFSFYATKNLAVGEGGMLTGSAELLERARRLSLHGMSRDAWNRYGEKGNWFYEVLEAGQKCNLSDVQSSIGLVQLAKLPAMQARRQAIWDAYNEAFDRLPGLQTPATRTGVDHAHHLYVLRIRPGAMVDRDQLIAGLAARGVRTSLHFIPVHLHRHYRQAYGYGWGDFPVAEDAYGRMLSLPLSPALSDAQVEAVIQSVGELVGRRARRAA; translated from the coding sequence GTGCCATTTTCCCCCCCGTGCGTCGGCGAAGAAGAAGTCGCCGCAGCGGCAGAAGCGATCCGCTCCGGCTGGCTGACGACCGGCCCAAAGACGGCCCAGTTTGAGGCAGACTTCCGCGATTTCGTCGGCGCCCCGGCAGCGATCGCGGTCAACTCGTGCACCGCGGCGCTTGGGCTTGCGCTACGGTTGCACAACGTCGGGCCGGGCGATGAGGTGATCTCGACCACGATGACGTTTGTCTCGACCCTGAACGTGGTCCAGCACGTCGGCGCCCGGCCCGTGCTGGTCGACGTTGAGCCCGACACGCTCAATATTGACCCGCGGGCCGTTGCGCGAGCGATCACTCCTCGAACCAAAGCGATCATCGCGGTCCACTACGCCGGACACCCAGCGGACCTGGACCGCTTGGCGGAGGCAGCCAACGAAGCGGGCGTGCCGCTGATCGAGGACGCGGCGCACGCGGTCCCGGCAGCGCACCGCGGACAGATGATCGGGGCCAGCGACCGGCTCACGGCGTTCAGCTTCTACGCGACGAAGAATCTCGCCGTAGGCGAAGGGGGCATGCTCACAGGATCGGCAGAGCTGCTTGAACGCGCCCGCCGCCTCAGCCTTCACGGGATGAGCCGAGACGCCTGGAACCGCTACGGCGAAAAGGGAAACTGGTTTTACGAGGTCCTCGAAGCGGGGCAGAAATGCAACCTCAGCGACGTGCAGTCGTCGATCGGTTTGGTGCAGCTCGCCAAGCTCCCCGCAATGCAAGCACGCCGTCAAGCGATCTGGGACGCCTACAACGAAGCGTTTGACCGCCTGCCGGGCCTGCAGACGCCGGCGACGCGAACGGGCGTCGATCACGCTCACCACCTCTACGTGCTGCGGATTCGCCCCGGCGCGATGGTCGATCGCGACCAGTTGATCGCTGGGCTGGCGGCGCGGGGCGTGCGAACCTCGCTCCACTTCATCCCGGTCCACCTCCACCGGCACTACCGGCAGGCGTACGGGTACGGGTGGGGCGACTTCCCGGTCGCCGAAGACGCCTACGGCCGGATGCTCAGCCTACCGCTGTCACCCGCACTCAGCGACGCACAGGTCGAAGCCGTCATCCAGAGCGTGGGCGAGCTTGTCGGACGCCGCGCCAGGAGAGCCGCCTGA